DNA sequence from the Pseudomonadota bacterium genome:
ACCCTTCGTTTCGTGCCAGGCATCGTAAGCACCCTTCAAAATTGCGACGTTCGATTCTTCCTGTGTCATGTCTGTCTTCCTTATTGAGAATATCGATTTGGGATGAACGGTTTCCTCTTCGAAAAATTGGGTTCTGGGCCCACAGCTAGTGCCAGTTCGGACCGGTGCAGTGGGTTTCACGACGCTCCACTCATGCCCCCCTTGGAGGTCGCCGCACCGTCCAGCGAGAGGTGGCGCTACTTCAGCAGGCCAAGCTGCTTGAACATGGTGTACATGTCCCAGTTGACCCAGCTCTCGGCGATCTTGCCGTCCTCGAAGCGGTCAATTTGGGTGCCGGTCCACGTCACAGTCTTGCCGGTTGGCTCCAGGCCCAGATAGGTGCCGGTCTGGGTTCCCGTGAACCGCCAGTGTGTCGCCACCGTGTCGCCTTCGCCGACCTGCATCAGGATTTCGACGGTGGTCTCTGGGAACGACTGGCGGTAGCCCTTCAGCGCTTTTGTCCACTCATCGAGCGTCAGCGACTCGACGCCGCCGTCGACATCCGGTTGCTGATGGTTGATGTAGTCCTTCGTGAACGTTTGATCGACCAGATCCAGGTCACCGGTTGACCACATCTCGATCGAACCGGCCGAGAGCGCCTTTTCCTCATCCATGGAACCGGCCCAGCCCACGCCAAAGCTCGTGACGAGAACCAGGAAAGCCATTGTTGCCGTTCTGAAAGGGTTCAACATCGTCGCCTCCCGTTTGCTAAGTGACGTCTTGTTTGGTGCGCTGTCGTGACGTTAACACACTTGGGGTGGTCGCCACGCGCAGGTTATCTGGTAACGTGGTGGCTACGAAGCCTGGTCCAATCGATCCAGAGGGGGAAGATCATGGGGACACGGACTATTCTGGCGTTGCACGTCGTTGCCGTCTGCCTTGTGTTGTCGCTTTCGTTGGCACCGTCCAAGACATATGCCGCCACGGCGGCCGAACTTGATGCATCGACCAGAGCGGCGCTCGCCAAGCTGCTCGAAACGGTGCCGGCCGCGGCCGAGGTCAACGAGAAGGCGGTCGCCGTTCTGGTGTTCCCGGACGTGACCAAAGCGGGCCTCATCATCGGCGGCCAGTATGGCGAAGGCGCGCTGCTGTCCGGCGGCAAGACAGAGGGCTACTACGAGACCACAGCCGCGTCGTTCGGTCTGCAGATCGGCGGCCAGACCTTCGGCTACGCCATGTTCTTCATGAACGACC
Encoded proteins:
- a CDS encoding ester cyclase; this translates as MLNPFRTATMAFLVLVTSFGVGWAGSMDEEKALSAGSIEMWSTGDLDLVDQTFTKDYINHQQPDVDGGVESLTLDEWTKALKGYRQSFPETTVEILMQVGEGDTVATHWRFTGTQTGTYLGLEPTGKTVTWTGTQIDRFEDGKIAESWVNWDMYTMFKQLGLLK
- a CDS encoding lipid-binding SYLF domain-containing protein; the protein is MGTRTILALHVVAVCLVLSLSLAPSKTYAATAAELDASTRAALAKLLETVPAAAEVNEKAVAVLVFPDVTKAGLIIGGQYGEGALLSGGKTEGYYETTAASFGLQIGGQTFGYAMFFMNDQALSYLDSSDGWDVGSAPTLVYGDDGWSSSVTVSELEEDILVFFFDQEGLMAGAGIQGTKISRFTPE